One Hypnocyclicus thermotrophus DNA segment encodes these proteins:
- a CDS encoding RecX family transcriptional regulator, whose amino-acid sequence MKKFYLKRNKIVIDDKEYYISNDIIYELNLIKKESVSEEEYRIIIKSIIKSRALYYLSKRDYLKKELKYKLETKFFVEKKIIEEIIDELEKIGYIDDRSFIKSYIKNKNSSIEKKKYELSIKGAEKKILEEEIKELREEIKENEYKNIRKNLRKVRNREKNKQIEYLMRKGFKYEDIKTILKEER is encoded by the coding sequence ATGAAGAAGTTTTATCTGAAGAGGAATAAAATAGTAATAGATGATAAGGAATATTATATAAGTAATGATATAATATATGAGTTGAATTTAATAAAAAAAGAAAGTGTATCAGAAGAAGAATATAGAATAATAATAAAATCTATTATTAAGTCTAGAGCTCTTTATTATTTAAGTAAAAGAGATTATTTAAAAAAAGAGTTAAAATATAAACTTGAAACAAAATTTTTTGTTGAAAAAAAAATTATTGAAGAAATAATAGATGAACTTGAAAAAATAGGATATATAGATGATAGAAGTTTTATTAAAAGTTATATAAAAAATAAAAATTCTAGTATAGAGAAAAAAAAATATGAATTAAGTATCAAAGGTGCTGAAAAAAAAATATTAGAAGAAGAAATAAAAGAGTTAAGAGAAGAAATAAAAGAAAATGAATATAAAAATATTAGAAAAAATTTAAGAAAAGTAAGAAATAGAGAAAAAAATAAACAAATTGAATACTTAATGAGAAAAGGGTTTAAGTATGAAGATATAAAAACAATATTAAAGGAGGAAAGATGA
- the recA gene encoding recombinase RecA codes for MAAKSKNISKEQALEMAMKQIKKDFGEGSIMKLGENAKMEVESIPTGSLNLDIALGIGGVPRGRVVEVYGAESSGKTTLALHIIAEAQKMGGVAAFIDAEHALDPQYARALGVNTEELLISQPDYGEQALEIADMLVRSGAIDVIVVDSVAALVPKVEIDGEMGDQQMGLQARLMSKALRKLTGTLNKSKTTMIFINQIREKIGGFGFGPQTTTTGGRALKFYSSIRLEVKKISTVKQGDSIIGNEVKVKITKNKVAPPFKEVSFEIMYGKGISQVGEILDLAIANDIVSKSGAWFSYGDVRLGQGRENVRAKLEEDTELREEIYNKLKEVLFPNENIEEVNEEVLSEEE; via the coding sequence ATGGCAGCAAAATCAAAAAATATTTCAAAAGAACAAGCATTAGAAATGGCAATGAAACAGATAAAAAAAGATTTTGGAGAAGGATCAATAATGAAATTAGGAGAGAATGCTAAAATGGAAGTTGAAAGCATTCCAACTGGTAGTTTAAACTTAGATATAGCACTTGGTATAGGTGGAGTACCTAGAGGGAGAGTAGTGGAAGTATATGGAGCTGAAAGTTCAGGAAAAACAACTTTAGCACTTCATATTATAGCAGAAGCACAAAAAATGGGTGGAGTAGCAGCATTTATAGATGCAGAACATGCACTTGATCCTCAATATGCTAGAGCACTTGGAGTAAATACTGAAGAATTATTAATATCTCAACCAGATTATGGAGAGCAAGCATTAGAAATAGCTGATATGCTTGTAAGAAGTGGAGCAATAGATGTTATAGTAGTGGACTCAGTAGCAGCACTTGTACCTAAAGTAGAAATAGACGGAGAAATGGGAGACCAACAAATGGGCCTTCAAGCTAGACTTATGTCAAAAGCTCTTAGAAAATTAACAGGAACACTTAATAAATCAAAAACTACTATGATATTTATAAATCAAATAAGAGAAAAAATAGGGGGATTTGGATTTGGACCTCAAACAACAACAACAGGAGGAAGAGCACTTAAATTTTATTCATCTATAAGACTTGAAGTAAAAAAAATATCTACAGTAAAACAAGGTGATTCAATTATAGGAAATGAAGTAAAAGTAAAAATAACAAAAAATAAAGTAGCACCACCATTTAAAGAAGTTTCATTTGAGATAATGTATGGAAAAGGTATATCACAAGTAGGAGAAATACTTGATCTAGCAATAGCAAATGATATAGTATCAAAATCAGGAGCTTGGTTTAGTTATGGAGATGTAAGACTTGGTCAAGGTAGAGAAAATGTAAGAGCAAAATTAGAAGAAGATACAGAATTAAGAGAAGAAATTTATAATAAACTAAAGGAAGTACTATTTCCAAATGAAAATATAGAGGAAGTAAATGAAGAAGTTTTATCTGAAGAGGAATAA
- a CDS encoding GntR family transcriptional regulator yields the protein MEIKINRDSNLSIHTQLKEQIKGLIIDGELSNDEQLPTVRQLGDFLQINKNTVSKVYSELEEEGYVESLKGKGTFVKYERDNKKIKFLKEIESVLKKGIEEGIDIDEIIGMTYFKSHYLKFMILKGEIKKAALIECNQGSIKDFKDMVKKEIGNIEIRGILIDDLLENSEKIKKEIEDIQLIIIPYIHYNEVSKVLEKFKEKEIFTLGISQSIKLLNYGKKMKNKIVGIIGKDAQEEEIINRQFRRMNIKEFKIFSEEKVSLKEFLRSIDFLIISPKKLEEYESQMKPKRPYIVFEGKYAIDDIKILKEIFE from the coding sequence ATGGAGATAAAAATTAATAGAGACAGTAACTTGAGTATCCATACACAATTAAAAGAACAAATAAAAGGATTAATTATTGACGGTGAATTATCAAATGATGAACAATTACCAACAGTAAGACAATTAGGAGATTTTTTACAAATAAATAAAAATACTGTATCAAAAGTTTATAGTGAACTTGAAGAAGAAGGTTATGTTGAATCTTTAAAAGGTAAAGGAACCTTTGTAAAATATGAAAGAGATAATAAAAAAATTAAATTTTTAAAAGAAATAGAAAGTGTTTTAAAAAAAGGAATTGAAGAAGGAATAGATATTGATGAAATAATAGGAATGACATATTTTAAAAGCCATTATCTAAAATTTATGATATTAAAAGGTGAAATAAAAAAAGCAGCATTAATAGAATGTAATCAAGGTTCTATAAAAGATTTTAAAGATATGGTAAAAAAAGAAATAGGTAATATAGAAATTAGAGGTATTCTTATAGATGATTTATTGGAAAATTCTGAAAAAATAAAAAAAGAGATAGAAGATATACAACTTATAATTATTCCATATATTCATTATAATGAAGTAAGTAAAGTTTTAGAAAAATTTAAAGAAAAAGAGATATTTACACTAGGAATAAGTCAAAGTATAAAATTGCTTAATTATGGTAAAAAAATGAAAAATAAAATAGTTGGAATAATAGGTAAAGATGCTCAAGAAGAGGAAATTATCAATAGACAGTTTAGAAGAATGAACATTAAAGAGTTTAAGATTTTTAGTGAAGAAAAAGTAAGCTTAAAAGAATTTTTAAGAAGCATAGATTTTTTAATTATATCACCTAAAAAATTAGAAGAATATGAAAGTCAAATGAAGCCTAAGAGACCTTATATAGTATTTGAGGGGAAATATGCTATTGATGATATAAAAATATTAAAAGAGATATTTGAATAG
- a CDS encoding S1 RNA-binding domain-containing protein, producing the protein MNDMTNFEELLEDFLPENVSRGEEVEGTIIRKEREYAYLDINSKLEAVVLASEVEDYEIGDTIKVSIIEENETGIRVSRRNIEMNENFEKIKEALKNQTPLKGKVIKKVKGGYIVDVLKLNAFMPNSLSTAKKDENIVGKELEVAVKDVKDEKRRKILVSAKDLLLKKEITTLSEISVGDIVEVEIENILDFGLSVKYKNIIGFIHISEVGWEKINNLRDIFKVGDKVTGKVIEKDEKNRSVKLSIKQLLEDPWNTIEEKYPLDSEVTGKVVRSVKFGIFVELEKGIEGLVHISDLTWSKKIRNIEEFVKVGDEVKVKVIELNKENKKLKLSIKALQRNPWEVAMEKFEIGTVVKGKVVDVKDFGMFVELLDDVDAFVHISDYSWSKVDSSLYKIGDEVEVKIIEIDKENKKIKAGIKQLTKSPWEIIEENYKVGDVVKREINNITDFGIFLKIEESVDGMIHISEASKDFIKNLNDKFKVGDEIEAEIIEIDNKNKKVKLSIKKLEIEKQKEEEKELLEKYSVVE; encoded by the coding sequence ATGAATGATATGACAAATTTTGAAGAACTTTTAGAAGATTTTTTACCAGAAAATGTTTCTAGAGGAGAAGAAGTAGAAGGAACAATAATTAGAAAAGAAAGAGAATATGCTTATTTAGACATAAATTCTAAATTAGAAGCGGTTGTATTAGCTTCGGAAGTAGAAGATTATGAAATAGGAGATACTATAAAAGTATCAATAATAGAAGAAAATGAAACAGGTATTAGAGTATCTAGAAGAAATATAGAAATGAATGAAAATTTTGAAAAAATTAAAGAAGCATTGAAAAACCAAACACCATTAAAAGGAAAAGTAATAAAAAAAGTAAAAGGTGGATACATAGTAGATGTATTAAAATTAAATGCTTTTATGCCAAATTCTTTATCTACAGCTAAAAAAGATGAGAATATTGTTGGAAAAGAATTGGAAGTAGCAGTAAAAGATGTAAAAGATGAAAAAAGAAGAAAAATACTTGTATCTGCAAAAGATTTATTATTAAAAAAAGAAATTACAACTTTATCTGAAATTAGTGTAGGAGATATAGTAGAAGTAGAAATAGAAAATATTTTAGACTTTGGATTATCAGTAAAATATAAAAATATTATTGGTTTTATACACATTTCAGAAGTAGGTTGGGAAAAAATAAATAATTTAAGAGATATATTTAAAGTAGGAGATAAAGTAACAGGAAAAGTAATTGAAAAAGATGAAAAAAATAGAAGTGTAAAATTATCAATAAAACAATTATTAGAAGATCCTTGGAATACAATTGAAGAAAAATATCCTTTAGATAGTGAAGTAACAGGAAAAGTAGTAAGAAGTGTAAAATTTGGAATATTTGTTGAATTAGAAAAAGGAATAGAAGGGCTTGTACATATATCAGATCTTACTTGGTCAAAAAAAATAAGAAATATTGAAGAATTTGTAAAAGTAGGAGATGAAGTAAAAGTAAAAGTAATAGAATTAAACAAAGAAAATAAAAAATTAAAATTATCAATAAAAGCACTTCAAAGAAATCCTTGGGAAGTGGCTATGGAAAAATTTGAAATAGGTACGGTAGTAAAAGGAAAAGTAGTAGATGTAAAAGATTTTGGTATGTTTGTAGAGTTATTAGATGATGTAGATGCTTTTGTACATATATCAGACTATTCATGGTCAAAAGTAGATAGTAGTCTTTATAAAATAGGAGATGAAGTAGAAGTAAAAATAATCGAAATAGATAAAGAAAATAAAAAAATCAAAGCAGGAATAAAACAACTTACAAAAAGTCCATGGGAAATTATTGAAGAAAATTATAAAGTAGGAGATGTAGTAAAAAGAGAAATTAATAATATTACAGATTTTGGAATATTTTTAAAAATTGAAGAAAGTGTTGATGGAATGATACACATTTCAGAAGCATCAAAAGATTTTATTAAAAATTTAAATGATAAATTTAAAGTGGGAGATGAAATTGAAGCTGAGATAATCGAGATAGATAATAAGAATAAAAAAGTGAAATTATCTATAAAAAAACTTGAAATAGAAAAACAAAAAGAAGAAGAAAAAGAATTATTAGAAAAATATTCAGTAGTAGAATAA
- the ispH gene encoding 4-hydroxy-3-methylbut-2-enyl diphosphate reductase — protein sequence MKIKKIVHAKKMGFCIGVKNAVNLAEEILAKNFENVYIVGMLVHNNIVIEDLIKKGAKIISEEDILNNKYKFTSKDAILVRAHGTVKEVYDKISDTDSIIYDAACIFVNRARDILKNKINENYKIIFIGDKNHPEVKGIISYGKEKVNIFANLDELKNSVLNKKEKYLILAQTTLNKNMFNEIKEYIKENFIDYEIANTICGATFERQRATEQLATQVELLLVIGSNKSSNTKKLYNIGKNLNKNTYLIEKKEDIDKRWFEGIDVVGITAGASTPEKSIHEIEKMLKGEIL from the coding sequence ATGAAGATTAAAAAAATAGTTCATGCAAAAAAAATGGGATTTTGTATAGGGGTAAAAAATGCAGTTAATCTAGCAGAAGAAATACTTGCGAAAAATTTTGAAAATGTGTATATAGTAGGTATGCTAGTACATAATAATATAGTAATAGAAGATTTAATAAAAAAAGGGGCAAAAATTATATCAGAAGAAGATATATTAAATAATAAATATAAATTTACAAGTAAAGATGCTATTTTAGTAAGAGCACATGGTACAGTAAAAGAAGTATATGATAAAATATCTGATACAGATTCAATAATATATGATGCAGCATGTATATTTGTAAATAGAGCAAGAGATATATTAAAAAATAAAATAAATGAAAATTATAAAATTATTTTTATTGGTGATAAAAATCATCCAGAAGTAAAAGGGATTATTAGTTATGGAAAAGAAAAAGTAAATATTTTCGCAAATTTAGATGAATTAAAAAATTCAGTTCTTAATAAAAAAGAAAAATATTTAATTTTAGCTCAAACAACATTAAATAAAAATATGTTTAATGAAATAAAAGAGTATATAAAAGAGAATTTTATTGATTATGAAATAGCTAATACTATATGTGGAGCAACATTTGAAAGACAAAGAGCAACGGAACAATTAGCAACACAAGTTGAATTATTACTTGTAATTGGAAGTAATAAAAGTAGCAATACTAAAAAACTTTATAATATAGGAAAAAATTTAAATAAAAATACATATTTAATTGAAAAAAAAGAAGATATAGATAAAAGATGGTTTGAAGGGATAGATGTAGTAGGAATAACTGCTGGCGCTTCAACACCTGAAAAAAGTATACATGAAATTGAAAAAATGTTGAAGGGGGAAATATTATAA
- a CDS encoding HPr family phosphocarrier protein: MKELEVEIKNEAGLHARPSSLFVQIAGEYDADVTVISDGEEVNGKSIMGLMLLAAEKGRKLKLIADGPDEDEVLQALQKLIEVDKFNED; encoded by the coding sequence ATGAAAGAGCTTGAAGTAGAAATAAAAAATGAAGCAGGACTTCATGCTAGACCATCTTCTTTATTTGTGCAAATAGCTGGAGAATATGATGCAGATGTTACAGTAATTAGTGACGGTGAAGAAGTTAATGGAAAAAGTATAATGGGACTTATGCTTTTAGCTGCGGAAAAGGGAAGAAAATTAAAACTTATAGCAGATGGTCCAGATGAAGATGAAGTTCTACAAGCGTTACAAAAATTAATAGAGGTAGATAAATTTAATGAAGATTAA
- the ptsP gene encoding phosphoenolpyruvate--protein phosphotransferase → MKKIKATSIFEGIVIGKPYLRKQKEIKIDARSLKENEIEEEIIRVEKAIDDTRYEIRHLMDSLKDRINKNELKILNVQFMILEDPVFLSDVKNKIEKDMINAEVVVDRVIKKYIKMFKSLKDPLYRERANDVSEVGRKIIENLLYITPENEDIDNKIIIAKELQPFELLKFYHDGVNILGIITEEGGKTSHTAILCKSLGIPTLIGVKNIMYLDIDPNKDIILDSRLDKQLVILDPKEEILKEYKIYEKKYEEFSKEIDQLKVEDVSTLDGEKINLHVNIGGDIEIEQLKEFKCDGIGLLRTEFIYMENDKFPSEDEQIKMYEKVYSALPENKPLIIRTLDIGGDKKLGYYDMPHEENPFLGFRAIRFCLENLDIFKTQLRAILRAGYNKNIKIMYPMISKVEEVVRANTILEEVKKELEIEKLNYKKDIEVGIMIEIPSAAIMAERYVEYVDFFSIGTNDLTQYVLAADRLNKLVSNIYDPYDIAILNLINHVSEIGKKYNKKVSVCGEMAGEPIAIILLIALGIKDLSMLPSFIPRAKKIIKSIDLKEIKKYKEKILKAKNSQEIKKLITKLLIGVV, encoded by the coding sequence ATGAAAAAGATAAAAGCTACTTCAATATTTGAAGGAATAGTAATAGGAAAACCATATCTTAGAAAACAAAAAGAGATAAAAATCGATGCTCGTTCTTTGAAAGAAAATGAAATTGAAGAAGAAATAATTAGAGTAGAAAAAGCAATAGATGATACTAGATATGAGATAAGACATCTTATGGATTCTTTAAAAGATAGAATAAATAAAAATGAATTAAAAATATTAAATGTACAATTTATGATTTTAGAAGATCCAGTATTTTTATCAGATGTAAAAAATAAAATAGAAAAAGATATGATAAATGCTGAAGTAGTAGTAGATAGGGTAATAAAAAAATATATAAAAATGTTTAAATCATTGAAAGACCCTTTATATAGAGAAAGAGCAAATGATGTAAGTGAAGTAGGAAGAAAAATAATAGAAAATTTATTATATATAACACCTGAAAATGAAGATATAGATAATAAAATAATAATAGCAAAAGAGTTACAACCTTTTGAATTATTAAAATTTTATCATGATGGAGTAAATATACTTGGAATAATAACAGAAGAAGGTGGAAAAACATCACATACAGCTATTTTATGTAAATCTTTGGGTATCCCAACACTAATTGGTGTAAAAAATATTATGTATTTAGATATTGATCCAAATAAAGATATTATTTTGGATAGTAGATTAGATAAACAATTAGTAATATTAGATCCAAAAGAAGAAATATTAAAAGAATATAAAATTTATGAAAAAAAATATGAAGAATTTTCAAAAGAAATTGATCAATTAAAAGTAGAAGATGTTAGTACTTTAGATGGAGAAAAAATAAATCTTCATGTAAATATAGGTGGAGATATAGAAATAGAGCAATTAAAAGAATTTAAATGTGATGGAATAGGCTTGCTTCGAACGGAATTTATTTATATGGAAAATGATAAGTTTCCTAGTGAAGATGAACAAATAAAAATGTATGAGAAAGTGTATAGTGCACTTCCTGAAAATAAACCATTAATTATAAGAACATTGGACATAGGTGGAGATAAAAAATTAGGATATTATGATATGCCACATGAAGAAAATCCATTTTTAGGTTTTAGAGCAATAAGGTTTTGCTTGGAAAATTTAGATATATTTAAAACACAACTTCGAGCAATACTTCGAGCGGGATATAATAAAAATATAAAAATAATGTATCCTATGATAAGTAAAGTAGAAGAAGTTGTAAGAGCTAATACTATATTAGAAGAAGTAAAAAAAGAATTAGAAATAGAAAAATTAAATTATAAAAAAGATATAGAAGTAGGAATAATGATAGAAATTCCTTCTGCAGCGATTATGGCAGAAAGATATGTAGAGTATGTTGATTTTTTTAGCATAGGAACCAATGACCTCACTCAATATGTATTAGCAGCAGATAGATTGAATAAATTAGTATCAAATATATATGATCCATATGATATAGCGATACTTAATTTAATAAATCATGTATCTGAAATAGGTAAAAAATATAATAAAAAAGTAAGTGTATGTGGCGAAATGGCAGGAGAACCAATAGCTATAATCCTATTAATTGCATTAGGAATAAAAGATTTGAGTATGTTACCATCTTTTATACCTAGAGCAAAAAAAATAATTAAGTCTATAGATTTAAAAGAGATAAAAAAATATAAAGAAAAAATATTAAAAGCAAAAAATAGTCAAGAAATAAAAAAATTAATAACAAAATTATTAATAGGAGTGGTATAA
- the mnmG gene encoding tRNA uridine-5-carboxymethylaminomethyl(34) synthesis enzyme MnmG produces MFDNRYDVIVVGAGHAGVEAALASARLGKKTAIFTLYLDNIAMMSCNPSIGGPGKGHLIAELDILGAEIGKHTDKYNLQMKVLNETKGPAARVSRAQADKYLYRVKMKEILENQENLDIIQAEVIDIIVKEKKVVGVKTSIGIDYYSKAVVLATGTFLKGKIVIGDVEYSAGRQGENAANYLSESLLKYGIEIDRYQTATPPRVDKRTIDFSKLKKLYGNEKPNYFSIFTNKKEQSIMPTYLTFTTEETIKVTKELLKYSPIVSGIIETHGPRHCPSLDRKVLNFPDKYEHQIFLEQESIESNEIYVNGLTTAMPPFVQEKMLRTIKGLENAKIVRYGYAVEYDYIPAYQLKMNLENKILENLFLAGQINGTSGYEEAAAQGFLAGVNAVRKIDDKEPMIIDRTEGYIGVLIDDIIHKKTPEPYRVLPSRAEYRLTLRFDNAFIRLFDKAKEIGIIEKEKLSELENYINIIKKEIEKLKEIKITKKEINILLEKLGASERVTKGLTAYELLKLKEITYNSLKGFVDILELPKFVTNQIETIVKYSVFIEREKKQIEKFKKLENMKIPENFNYDNIKGISNIAKDGLNLVKPLSIGEASRISGVTGHDIALLIAHIKK; encoded by the coding sequence ATGTTTGATAATAGATATGATGTAATAGTAGTAGGCGCTGGACATGCAGGAGTAGAAGCAGCACTTGCATCAGCTAGACTTGGAAAAAAAACAGCAATATTTACACTATATCTTGATAATATAGCAATGATGTCATGTAATCCATCTATTGGAGGTCCAGGAAAAGGTCATTTAATAGCAGAATTAGATATATTAGGAGCTGAAATAGGAAAACATACAGATAAATATAATTTACAAATGAAAGTATTAAATGAAACAAAAGGACCTGCTGCTAGAGTAAGTAGAGCTCAAGCTGATAAATATTTGTACAGAGTAAAAATGAAAGAAATTTTAGAAAATCAAGAAAATCTTGATATAATTCAAGCAGAAGTAATAGATATTATAGTTAAAGAAAAAAAGGTAGTCGGAGTAAAAACAAGTATAGGAATAGATTATTATTCAAAAGCAGTGGTTTTAGCAACAGGAACATTTTTAAAAGGAAAAATAGTAATAGGAGATGTAGAGTATAGTGCAGGAAGACAGGGAGAAAATGCAGCAAATTATTTATCTGAAAGTCTTTTAAAATATGGTATAGAAATAGATAGATATCAAACAGCAACTCCACCAAGAGTAGATAAAAGAACAATAGATTTTTCAAAATTAAAAAAACTATATGGAAATGAAAAACCAAATTATTTTTCGATATTTACCAATAAAAAAGAGCAATCTATAATGCCAACATATCTTACTTTTACTACAGAAGAAACTATTAAAGTAACAAAAGAATTATTAAAATATTCACCAATAGTTAGTGGAATTATAGAAACACATGGCCCTAGACATTGTCCATCATTAGATAGAAAAGTACTTAATTTTCCAGATAAATATGAACATCAAATATTTTTGGAACAAGAAAGTATAGAAAGTAATGAAATTTATGTAAATGGTTTAACTACAGCAATGCCTCCATTTGTTCAAGAAAAAATGTTGAGAACAATAAAAGGTCTTGAAAATGCTAAAATAGTAAGATATGGATATGCAGTGGAGTATGATTATATACCTGCTTATCAATTAAAAATGAATTTAGAAAATAAAATATTAGAAAATTTATTTTTAGCGGGTCAAATAAATGGTACATCTGGTTATGAAGAAGCAGCTGCTCAAGGTTTTTTAGCAGGAGTGAATGCGGTAAGAAAAATAGATGATAAAGAACCTATGATAATTGATAGAACAGAAGGTTATATAGGAGTTCTTATTGATGATATAATTCATAAGAAAACACCAGAACCATATAGAGTATTACCTTCAAGAGCAGAGTATAGACTTACCCTTAGATTTGATAATGCGTTTATAAGATTATTTGATAAAGCAAAAGAGATAGGAATAATAGAAAAAGAAAAATTATCTGAATTAGAAAATTATATTAATATAATAAAAAAAGAAATAGAGAAATTAAAAGAAATAAAAATAACTAAAAAAGAGATAAATATTTTACTTGAAAAGCTTGGAGCTTCAGAAAGAGTAACAAAGGGATTAACAGCTTATGAATTGTTGAAATTAAAAGAAATAACTTATAATTCGTTAAAAGGATTTGTAGATATATTAGAATTACCTAAATTTGTAACAAATCAAATAGAAACAATAGTAAAATATAGTGTTTTTATAGAAAGAGAAAAAAAGCAGATAGAGAAATTTAAAAAGCTTGAAAATATGAAAATTCCTGAAAATTTTAATTATGATAATATAAAAGGAATATCAAATATAGCAAAAGATGGATTAAATTTAGTGAAACCTCTTTCTATAGGAGAAGCTTCTAGAATATCAGGAGTAACAGGACATGATATAGCTCTACTAATAGCACATATAAAAAAATAG
- the mnmE gene encoding tRNA uridine-5-carboxymethylaminomethyl(34) synthesis GTPase MnmE — translation MIFDTIAAISTPRGEGGIGIVRISGDLALDILEKIFIPASEKNVKELKTFTINYGKLINEKKEIIDEVLVSVMKAPKTYTKEDIVEINCHGGYLVTEKVLELVLRNGARHAEQGEFTKRAFINGRIDLTQAEAVMDLIHSKTDKSISLSLEQLRGDLRIKIYELKKMLLDVTAHVNVVLDYPEEGIDDPLPDNLYDNLKEVYSQCDDLINSYDTGKMIKEGIKTAIVGKPNVGKSSLLNALLREERAIVTHVAGTTRDVIEEIINVKGIPLIIVDTAGIRKTEDIVENIGVEKSKELIEKADLVLFVVDSSTEITKEDIEIYEKVKNKKVLGILNKTDLDKKIDISEFKEINSFIEISAKEKIGIKDIEDSIYNLVISGDIENNSQKLVITNVRHKSALEKTKDSIKNIFETIDMGMPMDLIAIDLRVALDSLSEITGEISTEDLLDHVFSNFCVGK, via the coding sequence ATGATATTTGATACAATAGCTGCAATCTCAACACCAAGGGGCGAAGGTGGAATAGGTATAGTTAGAATATCTGGAGATTTAGCGCTAGATATCTTAGAAAAGATATTTATACCAGCTAGCGAGAAAAATGTAAAAGAATTAAAAACTTTTACTATAAATTATGGAAAATTAATAAATGAAAAAAAAGAAATAATTGATGAAGTACTTGTGAGTGTAATGAAAGCACCAAAAACATATACAAAAGAAGATATTGTAGAGATAAATTGTCATGGTGGATATTTAGTAACAGAAAAAGTACTTGAGCTTGTATTAAGAAATGGTGCAAGACATGCTGAACAAGGTGAGTTTACTAAAAGAGCTTTTATTAATGGAAGAATAGATCTTACACAAGCAGAGGCGGTAATGGATCTTATTCATTCTAAAACAGATAAAAGTATTTCATTATCTCTAGAGCAATTAAGAGGAGATTTAAGAATAAAAATATATGAGTTGAAAAAAATGTTATTAGATGTAACAGCTCATGTAAATGTAGTACTTGATTATCCAGAAGAGGGAATAGATGACCCTTTACCTGATAATTTATATGATAATTTAAAAGAAGTATATTCTCAATGTGATGATTTAATTAATTCATATGATACAGGAAAAATGATAAAAGAAGGAATAAAAACAGCGATAGTTGGAAAACCTAATGTAGGAAAATCTAGTCTTTTAAATGCTTTACTTCGAGAAGAAAGAGCAATAGTAACTCATGTAGCAGGAACTACTAGAGATGTAATAGAAGAAATAATTAATGTAAAAGGAATACCACTTATAATAGTAGATACAGCAGGTATAAGAAAAACAGAAGATATAGTAGAAAATATAGGAGTAGAAAAATCAAAAGAACTTATAGAAAAAGCTGATTTAGTTCTTTTTGTTGTTGATAGTTCTACTGAAATTACAAAAGAAGATATTGAAATATATGAAAAAGTAAAAAATAAAAAAGTACTTGGAATATTAAATAAAACTGATTTAGATAAGAAAATAGATATATCTGAATTTAAAGAAATTAACAGTTTTATAGAGATATCTGCAAAAGAAAAAATAGGAATAAAAGATATAGAAGATAGTATATATAATTTAGTAATTAGTGGAGATATAGAAAATAATTCACAAAAATTAGTAATTACAAATGTGAGACATAAATCTGCACTTGAAAAAACAAAAGATAGTATAAAGAATATATTTGAAACAATAGATATGGGGATGCCAATGGATTTAATTGCAATTGACCTTAGGGTAGCCCTTGATTCATTATCAGAAATAACAGGAGAAATATCAACAGAAGATTTATTAGATCATGTATTTAGTAATTTCTGTGTAGGAAAATAA